The following coding sequences lie in one Arachis stenosperma cultivar V10309 chromosome 5, arast.V10309.gnm1.PFL2, whole genome shotgun sequence genomic window:
- the LOC130979341 gene encoding cysteine-rich and transmembrane domain-containing protein WIH2-like, giving the protein MGHDHHSQKHQPPVGTPPSQGYPPPDLPKEGYPPPGYPPAGYPPPGYPPQGYPPPPGYPTQGYPPPPYPAQGYPPPYAPPYPHHQPPPPQHHHHHNNNSSGPGCLEGCLAALCCCCLLDACF; this is encoded by the exons ATGGGTCATGATCATCACAGCCAGAAGCATCAACCCCCTGTTGGAACTCCGCCGTCCCAAG GTTATCCACCGCCAGATCTACCAAAAGAAGGTTATCCGCCGCCGGGATATCCTCCGGCAGGGTATCCGCCTCCAGGGTACCCACCACAAGGGTATCCTCCACCGCCGGGATACCCCACTCAAGGTTATCCTCCTCCACCATACCCAGCACAGGGGTATCCTCCGCCCTACGCACCACCTTACCCGCATCATCAGCCTCCGCCTCCTCAGCATCACCATCACCATAATAATAACTCATCCGGCCCTGGTTGCTTGGAAGGCTG TTTGGCTGCTCTCTGCTGCTGCTGCTTGTTGGATGCGTGCTTCTGA